One window from the genome of Actinoplanes teichomyceticus ATCC 31121 encodes:
- a CDS encoding type I polyketide synthase has product MTGHRWADGIAVIGLAGRFPAAADIAAYWANLRAGRHCVSRFDDEQLAAAGVSAAERAAEGYVAAGGVLAGADLFDADLFGMSPREAEITDPQHRIALECAWQALEDAGIDPARTAAAVGVFAGTGVNTYFTRYVLGDGELADSFGPLPLVVGNEKDHVATRIAYRLGLRGPAVTVQTACSTSLVAVHLACQSLLTGDSDVAIAGGVRITVPQEAGYVYDEHGINSPDGHCRAFDRAAQGTVGGNGAGLVVLKRAAEAIRDGDAIRAIIRGSAVNNDGAAKVGYTAPSIDGQAAVIRRAHHAAGVGPHDIDYVEAHGTGTEVGDAIEVAALAQAFRTQRRRTTPCLLGSVKPSIGHLDAAAGIAGLIKVVLALGHEHLPPSIDCAEPHPDIPFADGPFEVVTAGRAWPRTDRPRRAGVSSFGIGGTNAHLVVEEAPLREPSSQPRFPQLLPLSARDADALAAMTSDLTGHLAAHPELDPPDVAHTLAYGRARHRLRGGLLWAGDGDLVAVPARTAARSSVCLLFPGQGSQYDGMAAPLYAAYPRFREVIDECCAHLAPLLRGRDLRDLLLRADGTPTGELDRTWLTQPALFVTGYAVAQLLLSMSVEPALMLGHSVGEYAALCVAGGVSPADALRLVAARGRLMQDMPGGAMLAVLAGEDRVRALLPDGVEVAAVNAARSVVVSGPPDLIEVTRERADAGHLRTRRLRVSHAFHSAAMDGMLDAFRAEAASVAFTPTTRPVVSDVTGHVLPAGTTITPAYLVEQLRRPVRFADGVERLLALRHPVLIETGPGRTLVTLAGQGAGAGAVRLTTMGARDEPDAGVRPFLGAVLGAWAAGAAVTFPGRGRPVPLPGYRFQRRRYRLDRARPGAPAGAPLDPVAAGPAEVSRTGAPPDPVAAGPAEVSRTGAPPDPVAAGLDAALGEIWQSLLGGEPPGPGTNFFEAGGDSLLAVRLIARVRKRLAADLEFETLLETPTFGGILHAVQAGRGGATGAPR; this is encoded by the coding sequence GTGACCGGACACCGATGGGCCGACGGCATCGCCGTCATCGGCCTGGCCGGGCGCTTTCCCGCCGCCGCCGACATCGCCGCCTACTGGGCCAACCTGCGCGCGGGGCGGCACTGCGTGAGCCGGTTCGACGACGAGCAGCTCGCCGCTGCCGGGGTGAGCGCCGCCGAGCGCGCCGCCGAGGGCTACGTGGCCGCCGGCGGGGTGCTGGCCGGCGCCGACCTGTTCGACGCCGACCTGTTCGGCATGTCGCCCCGGGAAGCCGAGATCACCGACCCGCAGCACCGGATCGCCCTGGAGTGCGCCTGGCAGGCGCTGGAGGACGCCGGAATCGACCCGGCGCGCACCGCGGCCGCGGTGGGCGTGTTCGCCGGGACCGGCGTCAACACGTACTTCACCCGGTACGTGCTCGGCGATGGTGAACTGGCCGACTCCTTCGGGCCGTTGCCGCTGGTCGTGGGCAACGAGAAGGATCACGTGGCGACCCGGATCGCGTACCGGCTCGGCCTGCGCGGCCCGGCGGTGACCGTGCAGACGGCGTGCTCGACCTCCCTGGTGGCCGTGCACCTGGCCTGCCAGAGTCTGCTCACCGGCGACAGCGACGTGGCCATCGCGGGGGGTGTCCGCATCACCGTCCCGCAGGAGGCCGGGTACGTCTACGACGAGCACGGCATCAACTCGCCGGACGGCCACTGCCGGGCCTTCGACCGCGCCGCCCAGGGCACCGTCGGCGGCAACGGGGCCGGCCTGGTGGTGCTCAAACGGGCCGCCGAGGCGATCCGCGACGGCGACGCGATCCGCGCGATCATCCGCGGGTCGGCGGTCAACAACGACGGCGCGGCGAAGGTCGGCTACACCGCGCCGAGCATCGACGGCCAGGCCGCCGTGATCCGGCGGGCGCACCACGCGGCGGGCGTCGGCCCGCACGACATCGACTACGTGGAGGCACACGGCACCGGCACCGAGGTCGGCGACGCCATCGAGGTGGCCGCGCTGGCGCAGGCGTTCCGCACGCAGCGGCGCCGCACGACGCCGTGCCTGCTGGGCTCGGTGAAGCCCAGCATCGGCCACCTGGACGCCGCGGCGGGGATAGCCGGCCTGATCAAGGTGGTGCTGGCGCTGGGGCACGAACATCTGCCGCCGAGCATCGACTGCGCCGAACCCCACCCGGACATCCCGTTCGCGGACGGGCCGTTCGAGGTGGTGACGGCGGGCCGGGCGTGGCCGCGTACCGACCGGCCGCGGCGGGCGGGGGTCAGCTCGTTCGGCATCGGCGGGACCAACGCGCACCTGGTGGTCGAGGAGGCGCCGCTGCGCGAGCCGTCGTCGCAGCCACGGTTCCCGCAGCTGCTGCCGCTGTCCGCGCGCGACGCCGACGCCCTGGCGGCGATGACCAGCGACCTGACCGGGCATCTGGCCGCGCACCCGGAGCTGGACCCGCCCGACGTGGCCCACACCCTCGCGTACGGCCGGGCCCGGCACCGGCTGCGCGGCGGCCTGCTGTGGGCCGGCGACGGCGACCTCGTTGCGGTCCCGGCCCGCACGGCGGCGCGCAGCAGCGTGTGCCTGCTCTTTCCCGGCCAGGGCAGCCAGTACGACGGCATGGCGGCCCCGCTCTACGCCGCCTACCCACGCTTCCGCGAGGTCATCGACGAGTGCTGCGCCCACCTCGCCCCCCTGCTGCGCGGGCGTGACCTGCGCGACCTGCTGCTCCGCGCGGATGGCACGCCGACCGGCGAGCTCGACCGGACCTGGCTCACCCAGCCCGCGCTGTTCGTGACCGGCTACGCGGTGGCCCAGCTGCTGCTGAGCATGTCGGTCGAACCGGCGCTGATGCTCGGCCACAGCGTCGGTGAGTACGCCGCCCTGTGCGTGGCCGGCGGTGTGTCGCCGGCCGACGCGCTGCGCCTGGTCGCGGCCCGGGGCCGGTTGATGCAGGACATGCCGGGCGGGGCGATGCTCGCGGTGCTCGCCGGCGAGGACCGGGTCCGGGCGCTGCTGCCGGACGGCGTCGAGGTCGCCGCGGTCAACGCGGCCCGGTCGGTGGTCGTCTCCGGACCGCCGGACCTGATCGAGGTGACCCGGGAACGGGCGGACGCCGGCCACCTGCGGACCCGTCGGCTGCGCGTCTCGCACGCCTTCCACTCCGCGGCGATGGACGGGATGCTCGACGCCTTCCGCGCCGAGGCGGCCTCGGTGGCGTTCACGCCGACCACCCGGCCGGTCGTGTCCGATGTGACCGGGCACGTGCTGCCCGCCGGCACCACCATCACGCCGGCCTACCTGGTCGAGCAGTTGCGGCGGCCGGTCCGGTTCGCCGACGGCGTCGAGCGGCTGCTGGCGCTGCGCCATCCCGTGCTGATCGAGACCGGCCCGGGACGCACCCTGGTCACGCTCGCCGGGCAGGGCGCCGGCGCCGGCGCGGTCCGGCTCACCACGATGGGCGCCCGGGACGAGCCGGACGCCGGGGTACGGCCGTTCCTCGGCGCGGTGCTCGGCGCGTGGGCGGCGGGCGCGGCGGTGACGTTCCCGGGGCGGGGGCGGCCGGTGCCGCTGCCGGGATACCGGTTCCAGCGGCGCCGGTACCGGCTGGACCGAGCCCGGCCCGGGGCGCCGGCGGGCGCCCCGCTGGACCCGGTGGCGGCCGGGCCGGCCGAGGTCTCGCGGACCGGCGCCCCGCCGGACCCGGTGGCGGCCGGGCCGGCCGAGGTCTCGCGGACCGGCGCCCCGCCGGACCCGGTGGCGGCCGGCCTGGACGCCGCGCTCGGCGAGATCTGGCAGTCCCTGCTCGGCGGCGAGCCGCCGGGACCCGGGACGAACTTCTTCGAAGCCGGTGGCGACTCGCTGCTCGCGGTCCGGCTGATCGCCCGGGTACGCAAGCGTCTGGCTGCCGACCTGGAGTTCGAGACTCTCCTGGAGACGCCGACGTTCGGCGGCATCCTGCACGCGGTGCAGGCCGGACGCGGCGGCGCGACGGGGGCGCCGCGATGA
- a CDS encoding thioesterase II family protein: protein MSAAPAKWWTVVRRAAREPIRVRLLVLPPAGIGPMPLRPLVTGLPDDVEVLGLQLPGRERRHGEPPGARLTDVLASLGQLRERGRLPTVVYGHRLGALLAPLLAAELGDDCRAVVLNEPPDGALPGRGTASSGDGWAGVAPVPAQELLPGDPAARESLLPVLRADLTLAGAAAEALPEVRLAAPLTILTGPDRAPDTVGVWRDRTRGPVELLTEPPGGPGESPAGRPACAAALHRATERVERVPGVGILCLPFAGGGAGYFRSWSRRAPTGYTVRGLQLPGRESRILETPVTDVRAAARCLLPQVAQALDECTRVVLFGHSLGAVLGFELALLIDRTRPGAVSHLYASGSAAPHRGRAERATGLDDDAFVARVREFAGHHDAALDDPELRELLLPTLRGDVAMHEAYRAEPGARLDVPITVLRGRHDELVSAAEAARWAEVAGAAVTQVELAGGHMYLLDQTDAVLAVIAGTAPSAAVVPHAQNGAT, encoded by the coding sequence ATGAGCGCGGCGCCGGCGAAATGGTGGACGGTGGTGCGCCGGGCCGCCCGCGAGCCGATCCGGGTACGCCTGCTCGTGCTGCCTCCCGCCGGGATCGGTCCGATGCCGCTGCGGCCCCTGGTGACCGGGCTGCCGGACGACGTCGAGGTGTTGGGCCTGCAACTGCCCGGCCGCGAGCGCCGCCACGGCGAGCCGCCCGGCGCGCGTCTGACGGACGTGCTGGCGAGCCTGGGCCAGCTGCGCGAACGAGGTCGTCTCCCGACCGTCGTCTACGGCCACCGCCTCGGCGCGCTGCTCGCCCCGCTGCTCGCGGCCGAGCTCGGCGACGACTGCCGGGCGGTCGTGCTGAACGAACCCCCGGACGGTGCGCTGCCCGGGCGGGGAACGGCATCGTCGGGGGACGGCTGGGCCGGGGTGGCGCCGGTGCCGGCGCAGGAGCTGCTCCCCGGCGATCCGGCCGCGCGGGAGTCGCTGCTGCCGGTGCTGCGCGCCGATCTGACGCTCGCCGGGGCGGCCGCCGAGGCACTGCCCGAGGTGCGTCTGGCCGCCCCGCTGACGATCCTGACCGGCCCGGACCGTGCCCCGGACACCGTCGGCGTGTGGCGCGACCGTACCCGCGGGCCGGTCGAGCTGCTGACCGAGCCGCCGGGCGGCCCCGGGGAGTCCCCGGCCGGGCGGCCGGCCTGTGCGGCCGCGCTGCACCGGGCCACCGAACGGGTCGAACGGGTGCCCGGCGTCGGCATTCTCTGCCTGCCGTTCGCCGGCGGCGGCGCCGGGTACTTCCGGAGCTGGAGCCGCCGGGCGCCCACCGGGTACACCGTGCGCGGACTGCAACTGCCGGGCCGGGAGAGCCGGATCCTGGAGACGCCGGTCACCGACGTGCGGGCCGCGGCGCGGTGTCTGCTGCCGCAGGTGGCGCAGGCGCTCGACGAGTGCACCCGGGTGGTCCTGTTCGGACACAGCCTGGGCGCGGTGCTCGGCTTCGAGCTCGCGCTGCTGATCGACCGGACCCGGCCCGGCGCCGTGAGCCACCTCTACGCCAGCGGCTCGGCGGCGCCGCACCGGGGCCGGGCCGAGCGGGCGACCGGCCTCGACGACGACGCGTTCGTCGCCCGGGTGCGCGAGTTCGCCGGGCACCACGACGCCGCGCTGGACGACCCGGAGCTGCGCGAGCTGCTGCTACCCACGCTGCGGGGCGACGTGGCGATGCACGAGGCGTACCGGGCCGAGCCCGGGGCGCGGCTCGACGTGCCGATCACCGTGCTGCGGGGGCGGCACGACGAACTGGTGTCCGCGGCCGAGGCGGCGCGCTGGGCGGAGGTGGCCGGCGCCGCCGTCACCCAGGTGGAGCTGGCCGGCGGGCACATGTACCTGCTGGACCAGACGGACGCGGTGCTCGCCGTGATCGCCGGGACAGCGCCGTCGGCGGCAGTCGTGCCGCACGCGCAGAACGGAGCGACGTGA
- a CDS encoding condensation domain-containing protein: protein MTVDEHRMPAVLATIAQIWAALLGSCPERDSSFFEAGGDSLTAVRLLARIRRELGIELTLTDIITHPQLATLAALAERRRAVADAPADPEPVITAAGRHPVNANQAARLMRARRALAAGTGGWNTTTSVIAAGYRIEGDLDQAALSAAVATVAGRHDGLRTAFSPDDFTQWVVPGAVVRLQTVAAGGPPLGELATRPFDLGAGVLARFLLRRVGPREHEFWFGVEHLVADRAAVRILLEEISQVYRAAVTGASPPGLPEPLPNHAVGYLEDRYCASAAGRRAYDWWARYAGDRPLWPALDYPGSRQPRGDEWEHGVTHRVEIEPDVVAGLAAHARQDGSLWLLVSLAALIGAVAERTGADRVPVLVPIGNRQLPGTESVVSFLTTNLALDVPGLREAEPLDALKQVRELLVDALTHAAYPAQRLIRELTPQDWGHPRRHPILYLDLDSTVACDLELAGCTVTDLPEPDGAVGLGIWIWMRAAAGGMRFTLRHPRGYLPPEESAELAQAIRRGIVRLAGALSRGEHR, encoded by the coding sequence GTGACCGTCGACGAACATCGGATGCCGGCCGTGCTCGCCACGATCGCGCAGATCTGGGCAGCGCTTCTCGGCAGCTGTCCGGAGCGGGACAGCTCCTTCTTCGAGGCGGGCGGCGACTCCCTCACCGCGGTCCGGCTGCTGGCGCGGATCCGCCGCGAACTCGGGATCGAGCTCACGCTCACCGACATCATCACGCACCCCCAGCTGGCCACCCTGGCCGCTCTCGCCGAACGCCGCCGTGCCGTCGCGGACGCCCCCGCGGACCCCGAACCGGTGATCACCGCCGCCGGGCGGCACCCGGTCAACGCCAACCAGGCCGCGCGTCTGATGCGGGCCCGGCGGGCGCTGGCCGCGGGCACCGGCGGCTGGAACACCACCACCTCCGTCATCGCCGCGGGCTACCGCATCGAAGGCGATCTCGATCAGGCGGCGCTGTCGGCCGCGGTCGCCACCGTCGCGGGCCGGCACGACGGGCTGCGCACCGCGTTCTCACCGGACGACTTCACCCAGTGGGTGGTGCCCGGCGCCGTTGTCCGGCTGCAGACCGTGGCGGCCGGCGGCCCGCCGCTCGGCGAGCTGGCGACGCGGCCGTTCGACCTGGGCGCGGGTGTGCTGGCCCGGTTCCTGCTGCGCCGCGTCGGCCCGCGCGAGCACGAATTCTGGTTCGGAGTGGAGCACCTGGTCGCCGACCGGGCGGCGGTGCGCATCCTGCTGGAGGAGATCTCCCAGGTCTACCGCGCCGCCGTCACCGGCGCGTCCCCGCCCGGACTGCCCGAGCCCCTGCCGAACCACGCGGTCGGATACCTGGAGGACCGCTACTGCGCCTCGGCGGCGGGCCGTCGCGCGTACGACTGGTGGGCCCGGTACGCCGGTGACCGGCCGCTGTGGCCGGCACTGGACTATCCGGGGTCGCGGCAGCCGCGGGGCGACGAGTGGGAGCACGGCGTCACGCACCGGGTCGAGATCGAGCCGGACGTGGTCGCGGGGCTGGCCGCCCACGCCCGGCAGGACGGGTCGCTATGGCTGCTGGTCTCGCTGGCGGCGCTCATCGGGGCGGTGGCCGAGCGTACCGGCGCGGACCGGGTCCCGGTGCTGGTGCCGATCGGCAACCGGCAGCTGCCGGGCACGGAGAGCGTGGTGTCGTTCCTGACCACCAACCTGGCCCTGGACGTGCCCGGCCTGCGCGAGGCCGAGCCGCTGGACGCGCTCAAGCAGGTGCGCGAACTGCTGGTCGACGCGCTCACCCACGCGGCGTACCCGGCACAGCGGCTGATCCGCGAGCTCACCCCGCAGGACTGGGGCCATCCCCGCCGCCACCCGATCCTCTACCTGGACCTCGACAGCACCGTGGCGTGCGATCTGGAACTGGCCGGGTGCACGGTCACCGACCTGCCCGAGCCGGACGGCGCGGTCGGCCTGGGCATCTGGATCTGGATGCGGGCCGCCGCGGGCGGCATGCGTTTCACACTCAGACACCCCCGCGGCTACCTGCCGCCGGAGGAGAGCGCCGAGCTGGCGCAAGCGATCCGGCGCGGCATCGTCCGCCTCGCGGGCGCACTGAGCCGAGGGGAGCACAGGTGA
- a CDS encoding non-ribosomal peptide synthetase, translating into METAWTRVIARVLQLPERRLLADAPSRSFVALGGTSMRGAELTALAERELGRALDLARLLSAEPLARVVAQAAPVAPPPEPAPPGADGPLDLLPGQHAMLEAADVLGSTAYHLLFSAVLSGPLDRSRLRAALDEVVSAHESLRTSFTLRPDGTRGRAVHPRWRPALREQTLRPAPGEDPVGSVHTGLAAASARLLHPYGAPPVHLVLTRVPDGPYVLTLLVHHALADGWSIGIFWRDLATAYAGGPVTPSTTALVAATAGTQRQASAAAERARQLADAPSTVQLPSRISRPATFAPAAARQVFTLPDGVRAGCDTLAAALGVTRNALLLAAWGLVVARRCDLDDLLVGVPAAGRPTAGMRDVVALCTRVVPVRLRPRGRMSVGDYLTDAAAALSRALAYADVPFERLVRHLRRGGDLARNPLVQTAFAPHDELVPARLAAGGVELRIHEGHCGGTPFDAMLYVRRWSPTPVLAVEYAAAVLAPDEAASLAESFVAALTELTADPGAPLETVRTIAEADRALLRAWEQGPPVSQLPDLWELFAAQAAATPAAPAVSGAGATHSYRELLDAATGLAARLAEVGVGVGDTVVVAVPRSPDEIVAVLAALRLGAAYVGLDAEAPAAQQAAILAAAEPRAVVGRPGAGLRAPLPAGCVPVGPGERGAHPPPRPPADPERVAYVAFTSGSTGLPKGVRVPVRGVVRLVHRAGHVRQGPGERYARLAPLAFDASTLEIFAPLVSGAAIEVFPDTPPSPSALAGFLAERAVTVLWLTAGLFRLLAEHRPDAFAGLRQVLTGGDVVPPAQVRQVLERYPGLRVSNGYGPTENTTFTTVGHLDDPAEADDPLPIGRPIAGTRVAVVDRSGRRVPPGAVGELRTSGLGLALGYAGDDAATAAAFAPLPDDPDEVFYATGDIVRWDADGMLRFLGRRDRQVKVFGHRIELHGVERALREHPAVRDAYVAVVGDGASARLLAGVVAAPGTDPATLREHVGRTQPAYAVPSDWALVAQLPLTANGKVDVAALQRHAAVAPADGPVAPADGPVALADGPAPPAVSAGAAGAAGVAGAAGVRGVGGAGVPAAGPVRRLEPADVEDVVTAVWIDVLDDDDFGPEDGFFEVGGSSVQLMAVRNRLRDTWPGCALSTLDMYRHPSVRALARHIHALLPAAG; encoded by the coding sequence GTGGAGACCGCATGGACGCGCGTGATCGCGCGGGTGCTGCAACTGCCGGAGCGGCGGCTCCTCGCCGACGCGCCGAGCCGGTCGTTCGTCGCGCTCGGCGGGACGTCGATGCGCGGCGCCGAGCTGACCGCGCTCGCCGAACGGGAGCTGGGCCGCGCCCTCGATCTGGCCCGGCTGCTCAGCGCCGAACCACTGGCGCGGGTCGTGGCGCAGGCGGCGCCCGTCGCGCCCCCGCCCGAGCCGGCGCCCCCGGGCGCGGACGGCCCGCTGGATCTGCTTCCCGGGCAGCACGCCATGCTGGAGGCGGCGGACGTGCTCGGCAGCACCGCCTACCACCTGCTCTTCAGCGCGGTGCTCAGCGGGCCGCTGGACCGCTCCCGGCTGCGCGCGGCGCTCGACGAGGTGGTGTCCGCGCACGAGTCGCTGCGTACCTCGTTCACGCTGCGCCCGGACGGGACCCGGGGGCGAGCCGTCCACCCGCGGTGGAGGCCGGCGCTGCGGGAGCAGACGTTGCGTCCGGCGCCGGGCGAGGACCCCGTCGGGTCGGTCCACACCGGGCTCGCGGCGGCGAGCGCCCGCCTGCTGCACCCGTACGGCGCCCCGCCGGTGCATCTGGTGCTCACCCGCGTCCCGGACGGACCGTACGTGCTGACCCTGCTGGTGCACCACGCGCTCGCGGACGGCTGGAGCATCGGCATTTTCTGGCGCGACCTCGCCACCGCCTACGCGGGCGGACCGGTCACGCCGTCGACCACCGCGCTGGTCGCGGCGACCGCCGGTACCCAGCGGCAGGCGAGCGCCGCCGCCGAGCGTGCCCGCCAGCTCGCGGACGCGCCGTCGACGGTGCAGCTGCCGTCCCGGATCAGTCGTCCGGCCACGTTCGCCCCGGCGGCGGCCCGGCAGGTGTTCACCCTGCCGGACGGGGTCCGGGCCGGTTGCGACACGCTCGCCGCCGCCCTCGGGGTGACCCGCAACGCGCTGCTGCTCGCCGCCTGGGGACTGGTCGTCGCCCGCCGCTGCGACCTCGACGACCTGCTGGTCGGCGTGCCCGCGGCGGGCCGGCCCACGGCCGGGATGCGGGACGTCGTGGCCCTGTGCACCCGTGTGGTGCCGGTCCGGTTGCGACCGCGCGGGCGGATGTCCGTCGGCGACTACCTGACCGATGCCGCCGCGGCGCTGTCGCGGGCGCTCGCCTACGCCGACGTGCCGTTCGAGCGGCTCGTGCGGCACCTGCGCCGGGGCGGGGACCTCGCCCGCAACCCGCTGGTGCAGACGGCGTTCGCGCCGCACGACGAGCTGGTCCCGGCCCGCCTGGCCGCGGGCGGGGTGGAGTTGCGGATCCACGAGGGTCACTGCGGGGGGACCCCGTTCGACGCGATGCTGTACGTGCGGCGCTGGTCGCCCACGCCGGTGCTGGCCGTGGAGTACGCGGCCGCGGTGCTCGCGCCGGACGAGGCGGCGAGCCTGGCCGAGTCGTTCGTCGCCGCGTTGACCGAGCTGACCGCCGACCCGGGGGCGCCGCTGGAGACGGTGCGCACCATCGCCGAGGCGGACCGGGCGCTGCTGCGCGCGTGGGAGCAGGGACCACCCGTGTCGCAGCTGCCGGACCTGTGGGAGCTGTTCGCCGCCCAGGCCGCGGCGACACCGGCGGCGCCCGCGGTCTCCGGGGCCGGAGCCACCCACAGCTACCGCGAGCTGCTGGACGCGGCGACCGGCCTGGCGGCACGGCTGGCCGAGGTGGGCGTCGGGGTCGGCGACACGGTCGTCGTGGCCGTGCCGCGCTCGCCCGACGAGATCGTCGCGGTGCTGGCCGCGCTGCGCCTGGGCGCGGCGTACGTCGGCCTGGACGCCGAAGCGCCCGCGGCGCAGCAGGCCGCGATCCTCGCCGCGGCCGAGCCCCGGGCGGTCGTCGGCCGGCCCGGCGCGGGGCTGCGCGCGCCGCTGCCGGCGGGCTGCGTCCCGGTCGGACCGGGCGAGCGCGGCGCGCACCCGCCGCCCCGCCCGCCCGCCGATCCGGAGCGGGTCGCCTATGTGGCGTTCACCTCGGGGTCGACCGGCCTGCCGAAGGGCGTCCGGGTGCCGGTGCGCGGCGTGGTCCGCCTGGTGCACCGGGCCGGCCACGTCCGGCAGGGACCGGGGGAGCGGTACGCGCGCCTGGCGCCGCTCGCGTTCGACGCCTCGACCCTGGAGATCTTCGCCCCGCTGGTCAGCGGCGCCGCGATCGAGGTCTTCCCGGACACCCCGCCGAGCCCGTCGGCGCTGGCCGGCTTCCTCGCCGAGCGCGCGGTCACCGTGCTGTGGCTGACCGCCGGACTGTTCCGCCTGCTCGCCGAGCACCGGCCGGACGCCTTCGCGGGACTGCGGCAGGTGCTCACCGGTGGCGACGTGGTGCCGCCCGCGCAGGTGCGCCAGGTGCTCGAACGGTACCCCGGCCTGCGGGTGAGCAACGGGTACGGCCCGACCGAGAACACCACCTTCACCACCGTGGGACACCTCGACGACCCGGCCGAGGCCGACGATCCGTTGCCGATCGGCCGGCCGATCGCGGGAACCCGGGTGGCGGTGGTGGACCGGTCCGGACGCCGGGTCCCGCCCGGCGCGGTGGGCGAGCTGCGCACCTCGGGTCTCGGCCTCGCCCTCGGCTACGCGGGCGACGACGCCGCGACCGCCGCCGCGTTCGCGCCCCTGCCCGACGACCCGGACGAGGTGTTCTACGCGACCGGCGACATCGTGCGCTGGGACGCCGACGGGATGCTGCGGTTCCTCGGCCGCCGTGACCGCCAGGTCAAGGTGTTCGGGCACCGGATCGAGCTGCACGGGGTGGAGCGGGCGCTGCGCGAGCACCCGGCGGTCCGGGACGCGTACGTGGCGGTGGTCGGCGACGGCGCGTCGGCCCGGCTGCTGGCCGGGGTGGTCGCCGCCCCGGGCACGGACCCTGCCACGCTGCGCGAGCACGTCGGCCGGACGCAACCCGCCTACGCGGTGCCGTCGGACTGGGCGCTCGTCGCGCAGCTGCCGCTCACCGCCAACGGCAAGGTCGACGTCGCCGCGCTGCAGCGGCACGCGGCGGTCGCGCCCGCCGACGGTCCGGTCGCGCCCGCCGACGGTCCGGTCGCGCTCGCCGACGGTCCGGCCCCGCCCGCGGTGTCTGCCGGTGCGGCCGGTGCCGCCGGTGTCGCCGGTGCCGCCGGTGTCCGCGGTGTCGGCGGGGCCGGTGTGCCGGCGGCCGGGCCCGTCCGCCGGCTGGAGCCGGCGGACGTCGAGGATGTCGTCACCGCCGTCTGGATCGACGTGCTCGACGACGACGACTTCGGGCCCGAGGACGGGTTCTTCGAGGTGGGCGGCAGCTCGGTGCAGCTGATGGCGGTACGCAACCGGCTGCGCGACACCTGGCCCGGCTGCGCGCTCTCCACCCTGGACATGTACCGCCACCCGTCCGTGCGGGCGCTGGCGCGGCACATACACGCCCTGCTGCCGGCGGCGGGCTGA